Genomic window (Candidatus Desulfarcum epimagneticum):
TACCAGGCGCGGCCCTTTCCTTCGCCCACGGAGCGGGGCTGGTAAATATTGACGGCGCCGCCGCATGCCACCATCATGGTCTTGCATTTGATGATGTACACTTTGTTTTCCCGAACGGAAAAACCCACGGCTCCGGCGATCTGGTTTTCTTTGTTGGCGTCGAGAAGCAGCTCCACGATGAAGCAGCGCTCGATGATGTTGTCATCGCCCAGGGCGAGTTTGGCGGCTTCGGCGACGATTCTTTTGTAGGACTCGCCGTTGATCATGATCTGCCACTTTCCGGTGCGGACAGGAGCGGCTCCACCTTTGAGGCTGCCCTGTTTCAGGCCTTTTTTTCCGTCCAGGTTTTTCCCGTCATCGGTTTTTTTCCATACGGGAAGTCCCCACTCCTCAAACAGATGAACCGAATCATCCACGTGGCAGCCCAGATCGAAGATCAGGTCTTCGCGGACCAGGCCCATGAGGTCGTTTCGGACCATGCGGACGTAATCTTCAGGAGAATTGTCGCCGATGTAGGTGTTGATGGCCGAAAGGCCCTGGGCCACGGCGCCGCTTCGCTCCATGGCGGCCTTGTCGCACAGAAGAACGCTCTGTCCGTCTTCCATCCATTTTTTAATTTCAAACGCGGTGCCGCAGGCGGCCATTCCGCCGCCGACTATCAAAATATCGACCTCGCGCTCCTCAACCTCAGGATTTCCGATGGCCGGGAGTTCGCCCCTGACTTGTGTCGGTAATGCCATATGATGCCTCCTATATCAAATCTGTCTGTTTTTTTGAATATGTGGTGTCTTAAACGCTCAAACTGTTTCGACGCGGGTTACGCGGTCTCTTTCGGGACGGGAAGCTCATAGCCGTCGGCTTCCTGGGTGGACAGAAGTCCGCTTTCCAGGTCTTTTCCCTTAAGGTCCGGATACGCGTTGGCCGATCCTTCCGGAGTGGTCCGGATGGGGAACTTGAATCTTTTGATCAGGCCGTTTCTGAATTTGCAGGTCCACATGACATCCTCGGTTCCCATCATGGGCATGATGCTGCTTCCCAGGGGCACAAAGTCGGAGTATCCCCGGACCTCAATGGCCTGCGTGGGGCATATTTTGACGCATGAAAAGCATTCCCAGCACTGATCCGGCTCCTGATTGTAAGCCTTCATGGCGTTGGTGTCCAGGACCATAAGGTCATTGGGACAAATGTACATGCATGCGGTTTTGTCCCCGCCCTTGCAGCCGTCACATTTTTCAGCTATTACAAAACTTGGCATTGATTAATCCTCCTGATTCGGTTTGAAATATACTTGTAAACGATTCCGATATGGGGGCTTTTAAAAACCCCGTTTTGACCTTAATTCTGTTTTGATCCCTCCTTTCCGTTAAGTCGCCGTTCATATCATGGATGATGCCGGCTTTGTGAAATTGATGATGTCGCGTGTTGTATTCATATGGATGAGTCTGCGTCAAAGGTTTGAAAGCCTTTGACATAAAAAATTCAAGTCGAATATATTTTCCCATATTGAATAAAGCGCGAATTTACCATCGCCTTTTCGTGTTGTCAAGAACTTTCAGAAGGGCGCCGCCGGCGCTGACCCATGAGCCAAAACGCCGCTCCCGGGAAATCCCCGAAAGCGGCGTTTTGGCCGATGAGTCCGGCGGGCCGTTTAAGGCGCGGCCGGGGATTCGAGCAGGGGTTGGGCCGGCGCGTCATTCGACGCGTCGCTTCCGGGCCGGGAGACCCGAAGGACCCGGATGTTAAAGCGGGCCGGCGCGCTTTGGTCCTCGCCGTTCCGGTCCTTTCCGCCGCCGTCTTTTAAGACCGCGGTCACAGACGTTTTCCCGCTTCTGTTCCGACGGGGCGTGAACGTGAGGGTCCCGCCGGAAGAGATGGCGGGCTGGACCGCGAACAAGGACGGGCGCGAGGCTTTGACCTCAAAACGAAGTCTTTGCCCCGACTCGTCGGCCGGGCCGGCGCTGATGTGTTTCGCCCAGTTTCTCAAAACCCGCCTTCCGGCGCTCTGCCGGACCCGGATGTCGGCGCCTTTTGAAAACGACGGCGCGTCGTTCACGGAACGAACCGTGATCCCGAGCGTCACAGGCGCGCTTTGATCCGCGCCCCCGTTTTCCACTCCCCCGTCGTCTTTGGCCAGGACCGTGACACGGGCCTGTCCGTTTTGATCCGGGGCCGGGGCAAAGCTTAAAACCCCGTCTGAAGAGATGGCGGGCTGGGTGGAAAAAAGCCCCGGACTGCTTGTTGAAACCAGCGTGAATTGAACCGTCTGGTCTTTTTCGTTTTCAGGCCCCGGCAGGATGTCCTGGGCCCAGCCGGACAAAGGAACGCGCTGAAGACCCGCGTCCTCGTCCACGCTCTGCTCCGCGGCCGAAAAAGACGGCGGATCGTTCACCGGGCGGGCCGTGATCGTAAACCGGACCGGCGGCTCGTTTTCATCCAGATCAATTCCGCCGTGATCCCTTCCCCCGTCGTCTTTTAACCGAACCGTCACATTCGCCACTCCGTTGGCGTCGGGGCGAAGCATGTAGGAAAGGGTCCCGTTTTCGTCCATGACCGGGGCCTGGTGGAAAAAATTCGGGACGGCGCCCGGCGCCGTTTCACGGTCGTGGGTCAACACAAAGGCCGTCGCCTGATCCGACTCGTTTTTCGGCCCTTTGGCGATCTCCGACGCCCATTTTTCAACGACCTGGGCCCCTGAGTCCTCAATGATATTCAGGTCCGGCCCCCTGACAAAGGACGGGGGATCGTTCACCGGACGGACCTGGATCACGGCCGGGGCGCTTTGCGCGCTGTAAGGATGATATTCCCCGTTTTCAGACACATCCGCCGTTCTTCCGGGCCGGCCTTTGGTTTGGTCCCAGGCCCGGAAGGCGATTTGCGCCGTCCCGTTCCAGTCCGCCGACGGAACAAAGCGGATTCCGGCCGTCGGCTCAAGAAGCCGGGCGTTTGTCTCGCCCGCCGACACAAAGGCCGTCCAGTCCCCGCCGGGGCGGCGGTATTCCCACCGGCCCCCGTCGCTTTTGGCCGAGATCACGGCCATGCCGATTTCATCGCCCTCGGGGTCCGACGCGCCTTGCAAAAAGCGCGAAACCATATCCCCGGCGCTGTCCCTTTCATCCTCCGGAATCGGGGAAAAGTCCGGAACGCTCCCCGGCAATGACGGCGCGTTGTTCACATAAGCCGGCCACGCCCCGAACACCGACATGTCTTCGTTGCCCAAATCGTCCACGGCGCTCACCGCGTGCTGATACCATTCCCCGGCGTCGGCCGACGCGTCCACATAAGAGGTCCGCTCTGCGGAGACGATCTCCGCCAGGGGAATCAAACCCGCCACATTCTTTATCTTCCCTGACCCAAAGGATCTCTTGCGATAAATTCTCCATTTGGCGAAATCCTTTCCCTTGTTTGAGATCGGGCTCCAGGACAGCGATATGGCGTTGTAAGTCCCCGATCCCGGGGTTTTGTCCGGAACCGCCTTCAAACCTTTGACTTTTTCAGGGGGGGTGGTGTCTTTGACCACAGAGCCCAGGTCCGCGAAATCGCTGGCGTTTCCGAAAATATCCATGCTCCTGACACGGGCGTGGAGCGCCCCGTCATCCCCGGTCTTCACTGAATACGACGCGTTTTTCATGAACAGATCAAACACATCCCCGGACGCGTCCGAAACAAATGAGGCGTTCCGGGCGATCTGGAGATGATAAAAAATGCTTCCGGGCTCCCCGGCCGAATGCCTCCAGGACACCTTCACAGACCCTTTTCGGGTCTTTCCCGAAAGCTTTTCCACAGGAACCGGGGCCGGCACGGATGAGGGGCCGCTTCTTAAAAATTCCCGCAGACGGTCCGCCCCGGCCCGAAAACCCTCGCCCCCATGGTTATACAGCGCGATGATATGATCCAGGTAATCCGACGGCATTCGTTCCCCGAACTCCTCGTGGAAGCGCGCCCATGACACCCCGGGCAAAGAGGACAGGCGGACATGCCCGTCTTTTGCGATAAAGGCCAGTCTCCGGCCGTCATCGGAAAAATCAAAACCCGACATTCCTGTGGAGGCGTATGAATGAATTTTATGCCACAGGGGCAGGTGGTCTTTGTCCGGGGAAAACGCCGCGCAGTACAAATTCCCGCTTGAGTCCGAAGCCGCCAGCATGGCTTTCCCGCTGAATGTGTCGCTTCCCCAGTCATAATAAAATAAGTCAAAGCCCGACGGCGCAAACGGATGAATCCTTTCCCCGTCATACACTCCGAAATTGCCATGGATTTTTTTCCAGGGCTCCGATGAAGAGCCGGAATAATAAAGGCCCCGGTCTTCGTCCACCCCGATGATCGCCCCGCCGGCCAGGGGAAATATGTCCACAATCTTTGCCCCGGACGGATTGACCCTGGGGTCCTTTCTCAACGTCCAGCTCCACACATTTGAATCGATCAGGCCCATGGCCCGGGCCGAATCCATTGTTTTTTTGAACAGATCGCCGGAAGATTTCCCATTCAGGCCAAACAGTCCCATGCCGGGAATCTTAAAAGAAGATGAAGACCCGTACCGGTAAAGGGAGCCGTCGGTGTCCAGCGCCCAGACCCGGCCGTCTCTTCCCGGGGCCATGGCCTTGAGCCGGGCGCGGGCGGGAACCTGTTTCATGGGCTCCGTCATATGCCACCACGCGTCCTGGCCCTCATGGTCTTTCATTCTGGCGTAAAGAGACCGGTCTTTCCAGGCGAACAAAAGCCCCCCGGGCCCTGTGCCGAAATCGTCGAACAGATACTGGGGAGGCGGCTCGTCTTCGGCCCCGGAGAAAATCGCCATGCCGATGAACCCGCCTGCGGGACCCCCCAACAGGAAGGCCGCGGCGCCCGACGCCAGAAGAATATCTCCTTCAAAAATTTCCAGAGCCTTTTTGTAATCCTTATTTCGAATGGCATCGTAAATATTTTGAGGATCAGAGACCGTCTTTCCCAAAATCGTTTCCCCTGCGCTTTTGAGGCCGCTGCCGACGCTTTTGAGGCCATCGCCAATAGAACTCCCAAACCCGGCCATATAAATCCGGCCCGGATAAGGGCCGGCAAGCGGAGCATCCCCGCCCGGAAGATTTTGCGCCATAAATCTCACGGCGGACAGATCATCGCCCTCCACCGGCACATAGGCGCGGCTCACATGATGGAAACCCGCCTGATCCGAAAGACCCAGCGCCGCCAGACTGTAATAGGAATGCCCGAGCCTGTGCCTTTCCCGTGAAATAAAAGACCCCCCGCCGAATTTGACCCGGGTCTTGGTCGATTCAGGGTCGGCGATTTTGTTTGTGTTTCCCTGATCCATACCCAGCAGATGGGTTAAAAAATTCATGGATTTTTGGTTGAAACTCCAAATTTTTTCGCCGATCGCTTTTATTAACCCCGGGGGCTTTTGATTTTCGCATTCGTCTTTATACACGCATTCCCCGGGCCCGGCGTGAGTGAGGGTTAAAACCGTCTCAGGCGCCGGGGCCGCCATGGCGTCGCAGGACGCCCCGGCAAGGGACTCAAAACGCCCGCATCTCCAGCTCAAAGGGTATGCGTCATGGGACGCGTCCAGCCATAAGCGCTCGGGATAGGGCGGGGCGCCCCATTCACGGGTCCCGTCCTCACGGGTGTGGAAGGCCGCCCCTTCACGGCACAAAGCCCCCCTGGCATAAATCGCGGACTGCCATTCGTGAACGCGCAGGTCGGGCATGCTGTCCAGGTATCCGCACGCGGGAGCGGGCGCGGCGATTTTGGCCGATTCCGGCACAATTTCGTCGTGAGCCGAAAACACGCCGGAGCTGTCCGGCTCCATGTTCACCCAAAGACTGCGGGAGCCGTCCAGAACCGCCAGACGTCTGCCGTCATGAGAAAGGCTGAAATCCGTGATCCCGCTTTCCGAGACCTGTGTCTTTTTCCATCGCAAAGGACCCTGATCCGTCCCTTTTAAATAAAGCGCGTAGTAAATATTGCCTCCCGAATCCGACGCGGCCAGGGACACATCCTCCCCAAAGGCGAAAATCTCAAACGCCACAGGCTCAAATGACCCGCCGCCCGGAATTGAGAAGTCATTTTCCACTGTCTGCCAGGCGGAATGGCGTCCGGCGGAATAATAAAGCCGGTTTGCATGGTCCGCCGCCATAAGGGCGTCCCCGGAAAGGGCGAAAATCTCCCGGATATTCGCCGGAAGCCCCGTCCTTTTTTCGGCATGCAGCCTCCAGTGATGGGGATGATACAGATCGTCATAGGAAAGGGAGGACGCGTCCCCGGGCGGGGCGAACAGGTAAATGTCGCCGGCGTCATCCAGAAGCCACGTCATGGTGTCATAATAGTAATGTTTTCCAAAAACGATTTTGACTTCATGGGCGTTTGTGGACATGGACCGGATATTTCGCCCCGGCGGCAGCCCCGCCCGTGTCAGCTCCATCCACGGGGAATCCTGCTTGCCGTTCGGATCGTCATGGCTGTGTTTTACCCACAGCCGCGACCCTTTCCATCCAAAGCGTGTCATTCCTCTGGAGGCCGCGACACCGTCGAATCTCATGTCCTGACTCTCAAACCGAATCCTTCCCCCGGACATGGCGTTTTTAACCTTAAAAAACATATCAGCGGCCGACGTTATGCTGTCGTCCACCACAAGCGACAGAAAGGCATGGCCCACCGGCGAGGATTCCATGGCATCCAGGGTTTTCTCAATCTTCCAGGCGTGATCCACCCGATGATACCCCGGGTCCTCGATAAAATGGGTCCGCAAAGACTCCCGGCCGGATATCTTTCCAAACATCGGAGCCTTGCCCGCGTCCAGACCGACCAGCGGATAAAACGGCCGGGGACCCCGGCCCGGGGCCTCGGAAAAAACCGCGTCCCAGATATCAACTCTGGAAAGACTCAAAGATTCATGGGCCTTGAGCATGCCGGGCCAGGCGTTTTCAAACTCCCCGGGTCCGGTCTCCAGCGCCCGGGCCCTTCGCCTTGCCTCCGGAGTCTTCGGTTCGGCGGGCGTGTCCATGGAAGAGGTCCGGATGACGGCTGAAAGTTTTTTCACCTCCCCTCCCGTTTTGACATACAAATCCCCGCCGGGGCCCACGGCCACGCCCTCAAGCTCCAAAGGCGCGTCATAAGTCTTTTGAATGTCTTTTCCCTTCATCCAGTTGACGCATGACCATGACGCGTGGCCGTCTTTTATGGAATCCGCGATAAAATCTATCAGGCCCACGCCGATCTCCACCGCCGCCACAACCATCCAGGCTATGGGGTCCGCAAGAGCCGCCCCCGCCTCCGAGGCCTCTCCCGCCGCCTCCAGGTCCAGCGTCCCCGCCTCAACGGCTTCCCCCACGGTTTCAAATCCCGATTCCGACGCGATTTCCGACATTTCAGTTATCTCCGTTCCGGAGGCTTCACAAAAATCCGAAGCGGTCCGGGTCCTTCCCGAAAATTCTGTTGTTATCCTGTGCCGCACGCCGCCGGGTCCCCTTTTCCAAAGACCATCACCCGGGGAGTTGGGATACGACGGGATTTCCGGGCTTATGCCCGGCTCGCCCTCAATCCCCTGGCCGGGCGGGGTGGAAGGCCTGGAGGGAGGGTTCGGAACGGGATCAGGCATACGGCTGCGCGTGGGGGGACGGTATTTATGAGCCTCGCGTCCTGCTCCTAATCCGGGAATAAGCCCCAGGCTCATCACGGTCAGGCATTCGTTTCGGTTTTTAATAATATACTCACTTTCGGCCCCGGGGTCGCTTTGGGAAACGGTCTTTTTGCCCATGGAGGGCAGAATCAGCTTCCGGGGAGCGGCCCCCGGATCGTTCATATCCCACAGCCTTAAGTACGAATTCTTCAATTCGTTGACCAGAAAGGCGAAATACTTCCGGCCCCCCATGGAAAACGCCGTCGCGGCGCTCTCCTGCAGAATCACGCCCTGATCTCCCTCTTCTTCAAGCATGGGAATATTCAAAGCCAGGGGGCTTCCCCAGTCGGACCCGCCCGCGCTCTTTCGATACAGATGGTTGTCATAAATCCCGATCAGCTCGTCCCCGGCGGGAAAGGCCGTCACCTCCCGGGACCGGATGACATCCGGAACCCGGCGGGAAACCAGATCGTTGAACATTCGCGTGTGGGACGGGTCCGGCGGCTCAAAATTCGGGCTGTACCTGACGACCCTGTCCACCCTTTGAATATCCTGAATCACAACAGACAAATCCCCGGAAGCCGCCGATATGCTTCCGTTGACCACCGTCCCCCCGCCGGCGCTTCCCCGGATGGTGACGTTTCGGTTTGCCGTCACGTTCCCGATGTCATGCGCGCCCGGCCCCAGCCGAATCACGCTCCCTTCCGGCGCCGCGTCTATGGCCGTTTGAAGCCAATGGCCGGCGTCGGGTTTCAAAGAAAAAATCAGGCCGCTTTCCCCGGCCATGGAGATGGCTGTCCGGGGATTGATTTTAAAGAAAAAACCGTCTATGACGCAGGTCTTGGCGGCCGGGCCCGTGTTGGCTCCAAGGGCCTTGATCGCTTCAATCTGATCTTCGGAAAACGGGGCGCTTTGCGCCGGCATTACCACGAATTTCACGCTTTGAATATGGCTGGGAATATAAAAATAAGGCCCCGGCTCAGGCGTGTGGGTCGCGCCCTGCTCCAAGACAATGATTCCTCCCGCGGGAGGCGCCAGCCACAGCGCCTGCTGAAGGTCCAAATGGCCCTGGCCTGTCTGCAAAACATCCTCAAAAGACGAAACCGCGCCCTGGTCATGCAAGGGATCATACCCGCGATCCATGTGGCGAATCTCCACCCCGGTCGGAACCCCGTCGCCATCATGGTCCATCCGATAGTCCGACGCCCGGGCGATCCGGACGGGATTTCCATCCACCAGTCTCACCTTCAGCCGGCCTTTTGAATTTTGACCGACCTTTAAATAATCCTCTGCGTTTCCAAAAAGAAACCCGTATAAATGGGGTGAAAAAGGAACGGGACCCAGAACATCGGAAAACAATCTTTCATAACCGGTATCGGTTTTTCGATATATTTTGATGGTCGCCCGCCGGCTGTCATAATAGGAGGCATTGACAGTGTTTCCCCTGAAAAGCGTGACTCTGATCTCCTGGCCGGAACCAATCTCCCCAAGGCTCAATTCCCGTCCGGCGCCGTTTGCGTGATGGGTCAATTTCAACTCAATCCCGATTCCGCTTTTCACCCCGTATAAATCAATCCCGCCTCCTTTCAGGATATAACAGGCCGGGTCGGCGTCGTCGCCGTCGGATGAGGAGAACATGGAATCTTGCGATAAATTGGAAAGCAGATGAATTTTTTCATAAGCGCCGGGAAGCTGAGTGAATTTAAATGTCATCCCCATGCCGAATCCAGTTTGATAGGGGCGCGGCGTCAGGCTGGAAATCTTATACGCCTCCAACTGCCCCGCGTCCCGTCCCATGGTCACAAAACCGTCCCCGTCCAGGAAACGGTCGGCTCTGCCTGTCCGCTCAAAAAAATTCCGAACGCTTCCCGAGCCATCAAACGCGGTGAATTTTTTAAACCGCGTGTCCGTTGACGCGTCAATCCCCGCGATGACCGGGACAAATTCCAGGAAGTCTTCGTGAAGATCGCCCGGCGCGTCCCCGGCAGGCGGGCAGGAAGGCTGGGGCGTTTCAGCGGATTGGGTGGAAAACCTTCTGGCGTCGGGATGAGGAGGCGGTTGAGCGCAGCCTCCTTGAGGGAGAAGGGGGGTAAGTATTGGCAACCATTCCCAAACGGGCTGTCCGCCTGCAACCGCTGGAACAGGTTGAACGCCTGGGATATTCATCATATTAGCTGGGGGGTGTTGTCCGTTGAGCGGGTGGCCCTGAATAAGGACTGCTTGGTGATGCTCAGGATGCGGTTGTGCGGGCGCGGCTGGAGGCGCGACGGCGGTGGAGGGGGGAGGGGTTGTGGTATACACACCTTGAATCGTCCCCTGAAAGCCCCCATTCAGAAACTCTACCTCCGCATGGACTGCGAGAGCGCCGGCCAGGATTATAACATTTTCAGGACTGGGCATCGTGAAGTACACGCCTTGTATAGGCTCTTGCTGTCCTATTATCACAACTCCGGCAAGATGAGCGTCACTGTCTTCCCCCGGCGGAGCCAGGTTTTGCATAATTATTGACAAATGAGGTTGAACGCCTTCAAAATGTGCGTTTGGATTATCCGGCAAATCGAAATCAACGCCACCAGAATCATTGGTTAATTGTTGGCTGTCAGCCAGATCATAAAGCGGTCCATGATAATTCTGGAATTCTGTTTCAGGGCCCCAAGGATCCAGCATATCAGCCCATTGTTCACCTTGGCCCGCCGCTTCCTGCGTCACCTCAACCGTCTCAACCGCCGCCGGCCCGGCGGGAAGCCACTGAACGCCCACGTTTTGCACAGCAGTCACCACCCACTGGTCAAGATGCATTCCAGCAGTCCCTTGCCCTTGCACATAATTTAATTGCACAGCGATAACGGCTTGAGGCCCCCCTCCCTGTGCAGCATGCGTCTCAATAAACAAAAGCGCTTGAGTATGGTCGTCCGTGAAAAAAATTTGTCCCCCCGCATTCAGATTTATAATCGTTTGGTGAGTAAGAGTTACCTCCTCTAAATGTTGAAAGCCTGTATATTCGTGACCGCCAAAAAAAAACGATGGCTGAAGAACCGCTGTGGGGTGATTATGAAAAAAATCGCCCGGGAAAACCGCTGCGCCCGCCAGGAGAGGAATTCCTGGCCCTGTCATCTCCATCAATCCATGAAGAACGCCCCAAAGAGTTCTATGATTCCCATCATAATGAAGCATAAACCGCCTGGCATGAAAAGCCGGCGGAAGCTGAACGTGAAACTGGGCCGGGACCGCATGGCCTTGAGCGTTCTGAACAGGAGGATCAAGAGAACCTCCGGCATGATGCCCCACAGGATGATGGGCCGGCGCGGGTGCGGGGCCGGGATTTTCAGGGCGGGGAAAATCCCCCCCTCTGCGCCCTCCACCCTTTCCTCTTGGAGGGCCATACCAGCGAGGGGTTTGTCCTGGGTTCCCTCTTAGTTGAGTTGCGGGAGTATTTTCAAGCATCTTTAATGCCTTTTTTACTCGCTCTATGAAATGGAATACTGTGTTATAGTATTCCGAACCGTGGTAATATATTGGGCGCCCTTTAAGGACGTCTGAAATTCCCTTGTCTGCCAACATAACGCTAAAACCACCCGTCGGCTCCACTAGAATTTTATTCGCTTGCTGAAGAATATAAAGAAGTTGGTCTAAAATAGATATTAACTCATTTTGTTTTATCTTGCATTTTGAGCGACCCTTCTGTGCACTTGGGATGGTTATTACGCCCCCCGCTGGGCGAACCTCTCTTATCCGTTGAATCAATTTTTCAATTTCGGCGATCATTCTCTCAAGCTTTTCATGTCCCGCATAAACCTCAGGCGCGGAAAACCGGGGCGGATAAGTGACGGCCGAAAACGGCCCGGCGAGCAGCGCCGCTGAAATCACGATACAGATGATTTTTCTGATTTTTTTGATTGATCCGAACGTTTTTGGGTTATAAAAAAAAGTTTTTATCACACGTTTCTCCTTTGGCCCGATTTTAGAAACAGTAATTTATTTATTTTAAATAAATCAAGCATAAAAATAGAAAAATAAAAAGTCAATACAAAAATTTAAATTAAAACAAACAAAATAATGGTTCTAAAAGATTTTTATTTTTTTGAATTTTCATGAGGAGTTCCCCCGAAGCGCCGGGGAGGAGGAGGGAAGGGAGGTTAAAACTTTTTTCCCGGCGGCTTTGAAATCTTCGCCGCGAGAACGCCGGCGGCCAGGCCGAAGAGATGGCCTTCCCAGGAAACGCCGGAAAGGGCGGGGGAGAGCCCCCAGAGAAGGCCGCCGTAAGACGCCGCCGCGACAAGCGCCGTGACGGCGGCGGAGAGCCTGCGTTTGAAAATGCCGCCGGCGGTCAGATAACCGAAGTATCCGAAGACCAGGCCGCTGGCGCCGATGTGAATGGCGGGTCTGCCCGCGAGCCAGAGCGCGGCGCCGCCGGCCAGTATGACAAACGCCGTGGTTTCCACGAAGGCCCTGCTTCCGTTTTTTCCTTCCGACACAATAATCAGGGCGCCCAGGAAGGCCAGGGGGGGCGTGTTTAAAAGAAGATGCCCCACGCCGCCGTGGAGGAAGGGGGACAGGGGGATGCCGGCGAGCCCCGAAAGCGTCCGGGGAAGAATGCCCCATTGCGAAAGGGCCCGGCCGGAGAGCAGGTTGACGGCCTCGAAAAGCCACAGGGCCGCGATCAGATAAAAAAGGACTTTAAATCGCCGGGAAAAGGCGTTTTTCATACTTGTCAGACCATTTTTTCCGCCACAATCTCGGCGATGTCCCGGATTTGGATGTCGTCTTCTTTGCCCATTTCCTTCATGCCGTCTTCCAGCATGGTCATGCAGAAGGGGCAGGCCGCCGCCGCGTGATCGGCGCCTGAGGCCGCGATTTCTTCGGCGCGCGCCAGGTTGATCCGCTTGCCGATGGACTCCTCCATCCACATCCTTGCCCCGCCGGCGCCGCAACAGAAGCTTTCTTTCCCATGCCGGGGAAGCTCCAGAAGCCCGTCTTGCGCCATGTCGCGCACAAGGGATCGCGGCGGCTCATAGACCGACTGGTAGCGGCCCAGGTAGCAGGGATCGTGGTAGGTCCAGGACCCTTCCAGGGAGCGCTCCAGCGAGATTCGGCCGGTTTTCGCCAGATCGTGGATGAGGCTGGAATGGTGGACGACCTCATAGCGTCCGCCCAGCTGGGGGTAGTCATGCTTCAAGGCGTTGAGGCA
Coding sequences:
- a CDS encoding hypothetical protein (Evidence 5 : Unknown function) — translated: MGKYIRLEFFMSKAFKPLTQTHPYEYNTRHHQFHKAGIIHDMNGDLTERRDQNRIKVKTGFLKAPISESFTSIFQTESGGLINAKFCNS
- a CDS encoding hypothetical protein (Evidence 5 : Unknown function), coding for MMNIPGVQPVPAVAGGQPVWEWLPILTPLLPQGGCAQPPPHPDARRFSTQSAETPQPSCPPAGDAPGDLHEDFLEFVPVIAGIDASTDTRFKKFTAFDGSGSVRNFFERTGRADRFLDGDGFVTMGRDAGQLEAYKISSLTPRPYQTGFGMGMTFKFTQLPGAYEKIHLLSNLSQDSMFSSSDGDDADPACYILKGGGIDLYGVKSGIGIELKLTHHANGAGRELSLGEIGSGQEIRVTLFRGNTVNASYYDSRRATIKIYRKTDTGYERLFSDVLGPVPFSPHLYGFLFGNAEDYLKVGQNSKGRLKVRLVDGNPVRIARASDYRMDHDGDGVPTGVEIRHMDRGYDPLHDQGAVSSFEDVLQTGQGHLDLQQALWLAPPAGGIIVLEQGATHTPEPGPYFYIPSHIQSVKFVVMPAQSAPFSEDQIEAIKALGANTGPAAKTCVIDGFFFKINPRTAISMAGESGLIFSLKPDAGHWLQTAIDAAPEGSVIRLGPGAHDIGNVTANRNVTIRGSAGGGTVVNGSISAASGDLSVVIQDIQRVDRVVRYSPNFEPPDPSHTRMFNDLVSRRVPDVIRSREVTAFPAGDELIGIYDNHLYRKSAGGSDWGSPLALNIPMLEEEGDQGVILQESAATAFSMGGRKYFAFLVNELKNSYLRLWDMNDPGAAPRKLILPSMGKKTVSQSDPGAESEYIIKNRNECLTVMSLGLIPGLGAGREAHKYRPPTRSRMPDPVPNPPSRPSTPPGQGIEGEPGISPEIPSYPNSPGDGLWKRGPGGVRHRITTEFSGRTRTASDFCEASGTEITEMSEIASESGFETVGEAVEAGTLDLEAAGEASEAGAALADPIAWMVVAAVEIGVGLIDFIADSIKDGHASWSCVNWMKGKDIQKTYDAPLELEGVAVGPGGDLYVKTGGEVKKLSAVIRTSSMDTPAEPKTPEARRRARALETGPGEFENAWPGMLKAHESLSLSRVDIWDAVFSEAPGRGPRPFYPLVGLDAGKAPMFGKISGRESLRTHFIEDPGYHRVDHAWKIEKTLDAMESSPVGHAFLSLVVDDSITSAADMFFKVKNAMSGGRIRFESQDMRFDGVAASRGMTRFGWKGSRLWVKHSHDDPNGKQDSPWMELTRAGLPPGRNIRSMSTNAHEVKIVFGKHYYYDTMTWLLDDAGDIYLFAPPGDASSLSYDDLYHPHHWRLHAEKRTGLPANIREIFALSGDALMAADHANRLYYSAGRHSAWQTVENDFSIPGGGSFEPVAFEIFAFGEDVSLAASDSGGNIYYALYLKGTDQGPLRWKKTQVSESGITDFSLSHDGRRLAVLDGSRSLWVNMEPDSSGVFSAHDEIVPESAKIAAPAPACGYLDSMPDLRVHEWQSAIYARGALCREGAAFHTREDGTREWGAPPYPERLWLDASHDAYPLSWRCGRFESLAGASCDAMAAPAPETVLTLTHAGPGECVYKDECENQKPPGLIKAIGEKIWSFNQKSMNFLTHLLGMDQGNTNKIADPESTKTRVKFGGGSFISRERHRLGHSYYSLAALGLSDQAGFHHVSRAYVPVEGDDLSAVRFMAQNLPGGDAPLAGPYPGRIYMAGFGSSIGDGLKSVGSGLKSAGETILGKTVSDPQNIYDAIRNKDYKKALEIFEGDILLASGAAAFLLGGPAGGFIGMAIFSGAEDEPPPQYLFDDFGTGPGGLLFAWKDRSLYARMKDHEGQDAWWHMTEPMKQVPARARLKAMAPGRDGRVWALDTDGSLYRYGSSSSFKIPGMGLFGLNGKSSGDLFKKTMDSARAMGLIDSNVWSWTLRKDPRVNPSGAKIVDIFPLAGGAIIGVDEDRGLYYSGSSSEPWKKIHGNFGVYDGERIHPFAPSGFDLFYYDWGSDTFSGKAMLAASDSSGNLYCAAFSPDKDHLPLWHKIHSYASTGMSGFDFSDDGRRLAFIAKDGHVRLSSLPGVSWARFHEEFGERMPSDYLDHIIALYNHGGEGFRAGADRLREFLRSGPSSVPAPVPVEKLSGKTRKGSVKVSWRHSAGEPGSIFYHLQIARNASFVSDASGDVFDLFMKNASYSVKTGDDGALHARVRSMDIFGNASDFADLGSVVKDTTPPEKVKGLKAVPDKTPGSGTYNAISLSWSPISNKGKDFAKWRIYRKRSFGSGKIKNVAGLIPLAEIVSAERTSYVDASADAGEWYQHAVSAVDDLGNEDMSVFGAWPAYVNNAPSLPGSVPDFSPIPEDERDSAGDMVSRFLQGASDPEGDEIGMAVISAKSDGGRWEYRRPGGDWTAFVSAGETNARLLEPTAGIRFVPSADWNGTAQIAFRAWDQTKGRPGRTADVSENGEYHPYSAQSAPAVIQVRPVNDPPSFVRGPDLNIIEDSGAQVVEKWASEIAKGPKNESDQATAFVLTHDRETAPGAVPNFFHQAPVMDENGTLSYMLRPDANGVANVTVRLKDDGGRDHGGIDLDENEPPVRFTITARPVNDPPSFSAAEQSVDEDAGLQRVPLSGWAQDILPGPENEKDQTVQFTLVSTSSPGLFSTQPAISSDGVLSFAPAPDQNGQARVTVLAKDDGGVENGGADQSAPVTLGITVRSVNDAPSFSKGADIRVRQSAGRRVLRNWAKHISAGPADESGQRLRFEVKASRPSLFAVQPAISSGGTLTFTPRRNRSGKTSVTAVLKDGGGKDRNGEDQSAPARFNIRVLRVSRPGSDASNDAPAQPLLESPAAP
- the aprB gene encoding Adenylylsulfate reductase subunit beta, encoding MPSFVIAEKCDGCKGGDKTACMYICPNDLMVLDTNAMKAYNQEPDQCWECFSCVKICPTQAIEVRGYSDFVPLGSSIMPMMGTEDVMWTCKFRNGLIKRFKFPIRTTPEGSANAYPDLKGKDLESGLLSTQEADGYELPVPKETA